The following is a genomic window from Anaeromusa acidaminophila DSM 3853.
ATTGGCCAGAAGTGAGACGCCCAGAACGAGCGCCGCCATCCAAGCTTTCTTCATGCTTTTGCTCCTCCTTAGTGAGACGCGTCAGCGCCTCCTTTAGCTTTTTTCACTTCCACTTTGTTAATGGCCGTGCCAGTGGAATATTTCATGCCCTTAGGCGCCGGCGTCGGCTCCGGAACGGCAATGCCTTTCTTGATCAGCACATCCCGCAGCACCCAGGGCTGGTCGCTGATGATACCGTCAACGCCCATAGCCAGGAGCATTTCCATGTCCTTGGGCGAATTCACCGTCCAGGGAACCACTTTCATACCCAACGCATGCGCTTCATCAATCAAGTCCGGCGACAATTCTTTAAAGTATGGCGAAACTACGTCGGCGCCAATTTCTTTAGCCGCTTTTACATAGTCTCCTTTAAAGTCATTGATATTTAGCCCGCCTAAATGAGGCGAAGGCGCCTTTTCACCAATGCGCAGGTACATGCCTCCCTTGCCCCAGCTTGGCTGCTCGGAAGACAGCGCCACCAGCGTCAACTCCGGCGCAATCGCTTTCATAGCCTTCAGCGTACGCCAGTCAAAGGACTGAATGGTCACGCGGTTTTGCATGTTGTATTTTTTGACTACTTCATATACTTTTTCCACAAATACATCTGGATCCGGGCTGTTGGCATAGTACGGATCTTCCGGATCGGCGTAGGATTTAGTTTCAATGTTGAAAATCACTTTTTTATTGCCGTAGGCGTTTGCCAGCTCAAAAACCTGCTCTAACGTAGGCATTTGAGCGCCAGGCGTAGCAATCTGCGTCTTGCCGTGCAAGTCGTAATAACCGCCCGCAGCGGGATTCATGACGCCCAAATCGTACTGCTGCACTTCCACCAAGGTCATTGTACGAATATCAGGCGCGCCTTGCTTGGGCGCATACTGTCCGTCCGGACCTTTAGCCAGCATCCAATTCATCACCGGATTGTGGCTGATGACCAGGCGGCCGTCTTTGGTCAGCTGCATATCCATTTCTAAGGTTGTAACACCCAATTCCATGGCATACGCAAAAGCATAGAGAGTATTTTCCGCCCGTGCGTCCCGTCCGCCGCGGTGAGCCTGCAGATCAAAGCCGTTGACGACCGCTTTGGCCGCTACATCGGTTGCCGGCAACCCCGCCACCATAAATGCCGCCAGTGCTCCAGTCAGTAAAAAACGTTTCCAACCTTTTCCCATCATTTCTTTTGTCACACTCCTTAGGTTATTTTAGTATGTACAGAAAAGAGTTGTTTTAATTATCTCACTGTTGCGACGATGCCACCAGAAGAAGACTTCTGGCAGTTTTATCAGAATAATTCCTACTTTCTTGCGATAACATAAAAGCGACTGCTTTCAGTATAACAAAAGCAGTCGCTTACTTTGTAAAAACAATGTTACGTTTTCGTTAGAATTCTTTTGCCGCTTGACGATATTCAGCCTTCAAAGTCCTCGGTCAGCTCTTGGCGCAGCTTGCGCCGCGCATCCCTCCGCCTAGCCAGATGCTGCTCCAGCCGCTCCCACGAAGTATTAAGCACTTGCTCTTCCGGCACGCCGCAGCTATGCAGCAACTCTAAGGCGCCTGCAAATTCTCCCACCGACGCGGCAAAATGGCTGTCCGTCCCTACTACTAAAGGCACCCCTCGCTCTTTGGCTAAGGAAACCAATCTCTTGCAAAATGGTTTGCTTCCTTGGCGAATGTAGCTCAAAGAAGCGTTGTTTACTTCCAAGGCGCAGCCGTAGCGTACCGCTCCCTCTATGACCGCCTCGGGGTTGATGAGAAATTCGTCATTTCCCGGATGCACAATAATATCCACCCAGGGATTCGCCATCGCCGCCAGCATGGCCCTGGTATTGTCCGCCGTTGTCCCAGCGCGAATGCAGCCGCCATGCAAACCTGCCAAGACAATATCCAAGCGGTCCAAAATATCTGCAGGCACGTCCAGCCCGCCCCGACTATCAATAATATTGGCCTCCACGCCGCGCAGCACCCGTACGCCAGCGATTTGCTGCGGCAGCGCCGTTAGGTTCCAAAAATGATAGAGGTGAGCGCCTCCGGGCATTGCCGGCCCGTGGTCGGTCATGGCTATCCCTTCCAAGCCTTTTTCCGCCGCTGCTTTAGCGTTCTCCATGATCGTACTATATGCATGGCCGCTGGCCACCGTATGCGTATGCAAATCCATCAAAATGCGCATAACCATCCTCCTTTTCATTGCTTCTTACTTCATTTCCACAACCGCCAGCACGGCTCCTGCTGCAGTATGTTAAGATTTGGAGAAGAGATACGTATATTATAAACAGGAGTAGAGTGAGTAAATGGAGGGTACGAAGCAGAAGTTCAATAAATGACAAGAGAGACTCAGTCCCTTCGGCTAGAGTCTCTCTTATCACAAGAACTATGCATTATTAAATCAAACGACTTTCGCCGTATCCCTCCCTCTACTCCCTTTACTCTTGTTCAAAATTCGCACTTTCCTCAGCGAATTTCAATTTGCTTGTTCGTCGGCGTTGGCGTCAGTTTGGGCAAGGCCACCTTTAAAACGCCTTCTTCAAAGGCCGCTTCAATTTTCGTAGCATCCACATCGCGAATAAAGAAGCTTCGCTGCACCTGCCCCATATGACGTTCGCGGCGCACATAATTGTCTTCTTTTGTTTCCTTCTCCTCGCCGCGGCGAGCGCTGATAGTCAAATAATGATCATCATAGGTGAGACTGATTTCGTCTTTTTTAACCCCCGGCAAGTCCGCTTCCAGCAAATAGGCGGCATCGGTTTCCTTCACATCCACACGGAACCCGGAACGCATGCCTTGCAACGGCCCCCAGGGCTCATCGAAAAACTGATCCATCATCCGATCCAGACTATCGAGACGTTTGCCAACTTCTCCTCCGGCGCGTCGAAACGGTACCAATCCAAACATACTTCCTTCCCCCTTCGTGCAACATGTAGTAAAGACGCCAAATGTCTTTCTATCTAATATTATACTCTTTAAAGTCAAAAGGTCAATAAGAAACGAACAGCGCCTCTTGTTAGAAAAGCACATTTTCCAGGGACATAAGACTCATATTTGCGAAATTTTCTTTCAAGGACTTTCGCATATCGCCCTAGAATCTCGTTACTAATTATCCATTTGTAGTTGGCATTTTTTAGGAATGATAATTCGAAAGGATGTGTCTTTTTTGAAAATCAAAGGAAAAATCATAGCGCTTGTCCTTCTCTCTACCTTTTTTATGACTCTGGCAGGCTCTGTTGGCTATTACTACACCAAGGTTTTAAGCAACGATTTGGAGCAGATGTACCAAGACAATCTACTCTCTGTCAAACGCATCAATGAAACCCGTCACAACTTCCGGGCCGTTCAGCTTATGTTTTTACAACTTCTTTCTACTACGCAGGAGCCCTCCAAAGAACAGGCCTTGCTCAAACAAATCAAAGACCTTTCGGAAGAAACTAACGAAACTCTCAAAGCATATGAGTCGCAGAGCCTGACCGAAAAAGAGAAACAACTTATGAGTCAGCTCAAAGATAGCATCTCCCGTTACCGGAGTGCACGGGAACAAGCCCTGAAACTCGACCAGGCAGGCCAAAAAGCGGCCGCTTATCAACAATTCGTAACTAATGCCGCCCCGCAAGTTGACATTGTCAATGCCAAGTTGAAAGAACTAGCTGATTATAATGCCCAAGAAAGTCAAACCATGCAGCAAGACGGCGCTAGTCACGCCCGCACAGCCGGCCTGACTATTCTCATCGTCTGCCTTGCCTCAGTCGCCATCGGCCTTGGCGTCGGCTGGAGGCTAGCAGCCACTATCGCGGCCAGACTTGCCGACGTCAACCAGCATCTGCAGCAAATTGCCCGAGGGAACTTACAACAACCGCCTTTGACCATTCGCACACAAGACGAGATTGGTGTTATGGGTATGGCCTTAAACAATACGACTGACAGCCTTAAACAGCTTCTCTCCCAGGTTTCTCAATCTTCACAGCAAGTAGCCGCAGCTTCTGAAGAGCTAATGGCCAGCGCGGAACAATGCTCCCAAGTCAGCAATCAAGTAGCGGACAATATCACCCAAATTGCCCAGGGAGCCCATGAGCAGGAAAAGGAAATTACCACGTCTTCAAACGCCGTGGAGCATATATCTTCCAGCATTCAAGGAATTGCCGACAATGCTGCACTAGTGTCCTCTTTATCAAAACAGACCTCCAGTTCCGTCATAGAAGGACAAACCGCCATCTTGGCCGCTATTCAGCAAATGGACACCGTTAATAACGGCGTTAGCCACTCTGCTCAAGTAGTATCTAAGCTTGGGGAACGTTCCCAAGAAATCGGCCAAATCGTTGACACCATCTCCGGCATTGCTGGCCAGACTAACCTCTTGGCTCTGAACGCAGCCATTGAAGCGGCTCGTGCCGGCGAACAAGGACGCGGCTTTGCAGTAGTCGCGGATGAAGTACGCAAGCTAGCGGAACAAAGCCAAGAAGCGGCCAAGCAAATCGCCCGGTTAATTGGTGAAATTCAAAAGGAAACGCAGGTGGCGGTTGAAACCATGCAAAGTGGTACGCAAGAAGTCGCCAAAGGCACACAAGTCGTCAACAATGCCGGTCAGTCTTTTCAATCCATCGCCGCTTTAGTAGAGCAAATGACGCACCAGACGCAAAGCATTTCCTCCTCTATCCAGGAATTGGCCCATGGCAGTCAGCAAGTGGTTTCCTCTGTAAAAACGATTGACGCCATCAGTAAAGACTCCTCCGGCCAAGCGCAGACCATTGCTGCTGCAGCCGAAGAGCAAGCTGCCTCTATGGAAGAAATTGCCGCATCCAGCGAAACATTGACAAATCTCGCAGAAAACTTGCAGAACGCGGTAAACCAGTTCAAACTTTAATTTTTTTGTTCCATCTAGATGTCAGAGAAGCAATTATTAAAAGAACGGCCGCAAGCTCTCGCCTTCTCGCTACCATTCTTGCTGTATACGGCTACTCCAATCATCTACATAGAACCGCAAAAAGGCCGCTAAGCACTTGCTCAGCGGCCTTTAGTTGTATTAAAAGTCATCGTTTATATGGACGTAAAATAAGAATAAATTCGCAGTTCTCTTAGTAAACTTTCGCCTGCTCCTTGCCGGTCAGCACGCGATATGCCCCTTCAGCCAGCGCTTGCAGCTCGTCTTCGCCAGGCAGCACTTCCACTGGCGCGATGAATTGCACTTTTTCGATCAACCGCGCGGTGAGATATTTGGAGTAAGCAATGCCGCCGGTAAGCAAAATGTAGTCTATTTTGCCGTTAACCGCTACGGAGTTGGCGGCAATATAGCGGGCAATTTGGTAAATCAAAGCATCATATACCAATTCCGCTTGCTTATCGCCTTCATGAATGCGGCGCTCCACTTCGCGGGCATCGTTCGTGCCTAAATGCGCCACAAGCCCGCCCTTACCAGCAAGCAGCTTTTTAATGTCGTCCAAGCTGCGTTCCTTGACCATTTTGGCAAACTGCATTGCCTGCACCGTACCAGCCCGTTCCGGCGAAAAAGGTCCGTCTCCGTTCAGCGCATTATTAACTTCCACAACCTGGCCCTTCGCATGACAGCCTACGGAAATGCCGCCGCCCAAGTGCGCTACAATCAGGTTCATCTCTTCATACGCCTTGCCCTTCTCGGCGGCAAAACGTTTAGCTACCGCTTTTTGATTCAGGGCATGGAAAATGCACTGCCGCGGCATCTCCGGCAGACCGGTAATCCGCGCCACTGGCGTCAGCTCATCAACCACCACCGGATCAACAATAAACGCCGAACAGCAGGCTTCCTTCGCCAAAAGATTGGCTAGGACGCCGCCCAAATTGGAAGCATGGATACCGTACTCGCCGCTTTTTAAATCGGCAAGCATGGCTTCATTCACCGCATAGGTCCCGCTGACAACGGGCTTTAAAAGACCGCCGCGACCGACAATCGCAGCAAAATCCGCAGCCTTCAATCCTTCTTCTTTCAAAACCGCCTGGATGGCTTCCAAGCGATAGGAAAGCTGATCATTGATCTGAGGAAAGCGAGCAATTTCTTCCGCACTGTGGCTGAGATTGATGGTGCGGACTTCTTTCGTTCCTTCAAAAATACCAATCTTAGTCGATGTCGAACCAGGGTTGATGGCAAGAATCCGTTCGGACATAAAGCACTCCTCCTGAAATTAACATTGAATTCAGCTATTTATAGTATACACTAACACCTCTAAAAGAAAAACCGTACTTTTTGTATTCTTTTCAAGGCGCCTATCCTCGAACCCTTCTTTGACGCTGATTCTTCTTAATCCTTGTTTTCTCGGCATCTTGCCTACTCTCGGTTTGGCCTGTAGTCCTACTGGAGCAAGTTCACAAAATATGGTATAATAAGTTGTTAAGATCACACCTGCGCTTCGGCGCAGCGGTTCGAGGTGAGAGAGTGGATTTCGGATTAGGTAAAGTTCTCCCTATTCGTATCGATGAGGAAATGAAGAATTCCTATATCGATTACGCGATGAGTGTCATCGTCATGCGCGCTCTCCCGGATGTCCGGGATGGTCTCAAACCGGTGCACCGGCGCATTTTATACGCCATGCATGAAGCCGGCATGACCCCGACCAAGCCCTATAAAAAATCGGCGCGTATCGTCGGTGAAGTGCTTGGTAAGTATCACCCCCACGGTGACAGCTCCGTATATGACGCAGCAGTTCGTCTGGCCCAAGATTTTTCCACCCGTTACCTCTTGGTGGACGGCCACGGCAACTTTGGCTCCGTCGACGGCGACTCCGCAGCCGCCATGCGTTACACAGAAGTACGCATGTCTCGTCTGGCGGAAGAAATGCTAGCGGACATTGAAAAAGACACCGTGGATTTTACTCCTAACTATGATGAATCATTAAAAGAACCTACCGTATTGCCAGCTAAAGTGCCCAATCTTTTGATC
Proteins encoded in this region:
- a CDS encoding phosphatase, whose amino-acid sequence is MRILMDLHTHTVASGHAYSTIMENAKAAAEKGLEGIAMTDHGPAMPGGAHLYHFWNLTALPQQIAGVRVLRGVEANIIDSRGGLDVPADILDRLDIVLAGLHGGCIRAGTTADNTRAMLAAMANPWVDIIVHPGNDEFLINPEAVIEGAVRYGCALEVNNASLSYIRQGSKPFCKRLVSLAKERGVPLVVGTDSHFAASVGEFAGALELLHSCGVPEEQVLNTSWERLEQHLARRRDARRKLRQELTEDFEG
- the buk gene encoding butyrate kinase, whose protein sequence is MSERILAINPGSTSTKIGIFEGTKEVRTINLSHSAEEIARFPQINDQLSYRLEAIQAVLKEEGLKAADFAAIVGRGGLLKPVVSGTYAVNEAMLADLKSGEYGIHASNLGGVLANLLAKEACCSAFIVDPVVVDELTPVARITGLPEMPRQCIFHALNQKAVAKRFAAEKGKAYEEMNLIVAHLGGGISVGCHAKGQVVEVNNALNGDGPFSPERAGTVQAMQFAKMVKERSLDDIKKLLAGKGGLVAHLGTNDAREVERRIHEGDKQAELVYDALIYQIARYIAANSVAVNGKIDYILLTGGIAYSKYLTARLIEKVQFIAPVEVLPGEDELQALAEGAYRVLTGKEQAKVY
- a CDS encoding methyl-accepting chemotaxis protein translates to MSFLKIKGKIIALVLLSTFFMTLAGSVGYYYTKVLSNDLEQMYQDNLLSVKRINETRHNFRAVQLMFLQLLSTTQEPSKEQALLKQIKDLSEETNETLKAYESQSLTEKEKQLMSQLKDSISRYRSAREQALKLDQAGQKAAAYQQFVTNAAPQVDIVNAKLKELADYNAQESQTMQQDGASHARTAGLTILIVCLASVAIGLGVGWRLAATIAARLADVNQHLQQIARGNLQQPPLTIRTQDEIGVMGMALNNTTDSLKQLLSQVSQSSQQVAAASEELMASAEQCSQVSNQVADNITQIAQGAHEQEKEITTSSNAVEHISSSIQGIADNAALVSSLSKQTSSSVIEGQTAILAAIQQMDTVNNGVSHSAQVVSKLGERSQEIGQIVDTISGIAGQTNLLALNAAIEAARAGEQGRGFAVVADEVRKLAEQSQEAAKQIARLIGEIQKETQVAVETMQSGTQEVAKGTQVVNNAGQSFQSIAALVEQMTHQTQSISSSIQELAHGSQQVVSSVKTIDAISKDSSGQAQTIAAAAEEQAASMEEIAASSETLTNLAENLQNAVNQFKL
- a CDS encoding glycerophosphodiester phosphodiesterase, giving the protein MMGKGWKRFLLTGALAAFMVAGLPATDVAAKAVVNGFDLQAHRGGRDARAENTLYAFAYAMELGVTTLEMDMQLTKDGRLVISHNPVMNWMLAKGPDGQYAPKQGAPDIRTMTLVEVQQYDLGVMNPAAGGYYDLHGKTQIATPGAQMPTLEQVFELANAYGNKKVIFNIETKSYADPEDPYYANSPDPDVFVEKVYEVVKKYNMQNRVTIQSFDWRTLKAMKAIAPELTLVALSSEQPSWGKGGMYLRIGEKAPSPHLGGLNINDFKGDYVKAAKEIGADVVSPYFKELSPDLIDEAHALGMKVVPWTVNSPKDMEMLLAMGVDGIISDQPWVLRDVLIKKGIAVPEPTPAPKGMKYSTGTAINKVEVKKAKGGADASH
- a CDS encoding Hsp20/alpha crystallin family protein; protein product: MFGLVPFRRAGGEVGKRLDSLDRMMDQFFDEPWGPLQGMRSGFRVDVKETDAAYLLEADLPGVKKDEISLTYDDHYLTISARRGEEKETKEDNYVRRERHMGQVQRSFFIRDVDATKIEAAFEEGVLKVALPKLTPTPTNKQIEIR